Proteins from one Salarias fasciatus chromosome 14, fSalaFa1.1, whole genome shotgun sequence genomic window:
- the LOC115399976 gene encoding RIMS-binding protein 2, whose protein sequence is METRLELDVLIYPDEVRVATPEDFREWELETASQVSIPTVRLFVALYPYNPAAMSPNPETAAEELPFVPGQIIKVCGDKDADGFYHGESGGLSGYVPGNMVAEIPVDDEYLKQLLLQQGFLPVDPEGMTLTPEVSEVATLSQDVVVRRMVAMFDYDPWESSPNMDSEVELGFRAGEIIYVLGDMDRDGFYYGDLHGRRGLVPSNFLQLLPWD, encoded by the exons ATGGAGACCAGGCTGGAGCTGGACGTTCTCATCTACCCCGACGAGGTGAGGGTGGCCACGCCGGAGGACTTCAGGGAGTGGGAGCTGGAGACGGCCAGCCAGGTGTCCATCCCCACCGTCCGGCTCTTCGTGGCGCTTTACCCCTACAACCCCGCCGCCATGTCGCCCAACCCGGAGACGGCCGCGGAGGAGCTGCCGTTCGTGCCGGGCCAGATCATCAAG gtCTGTGGAGATAAAGACGCTGATGGCTTCTACCACGGGGAGTCCGGCGGGCTGTCCGGCTATGTGCCGGGGAACATGGTGGCTGAGATCCCGGTGGATGACGAGtacctgaagcagctgctgctgcagcaggggtTCCTCCCCGTGGACCCCGAAG GAATGACGCTGACGCCGGAGGTGAGCGAGGTGGCCACCCTCTCCCAGGACGTGGTGGTCCGTCGAATGGTGGCCATGTTCGACTACGATCCCTGGGAAAGTTCGCCCAACATGGACAGCGAA gtggagctgggGTTTCGAGCAGGAGAGATCATTTACGTGCTGGGAGACATGGATCGAGATGGTTTTTACTAC GGCGACCTGCACGGACGGCGAGGCCTGGTCCCGtcaaacttcctgcagctcttaCCGTGGGATTAG